The following are from one region of the Endozoicomonas sp. 4G genome:
- a CDS encoding response regulator — MPIHFRDRLSFKQARNTVAVAFILGLFLSLFQVIADYLSQDQQIDATIETHIAIARTPAARIAYNLDKELGNELVLGLIKSPTIVKAEIIEPSGAILATESKEPQQDKARPFTNMLFGASRTYIRELRVPFDEDEQLGWLKIVADTRPIGIQFFDRSIVTMAAGLVKTFLFSLVLFIMFYHMLTKPLLNMTDKMVKHPEERLPEPKGHESDEIGLLNRTINRYLNNIHHHLHHRQLAEEQLREHLSELETIIAQRTREIRNNNEMLEKTNRQLEKARSQAMETASQRARQLSSLSHEIRTPLNALLGMLSVALDEELTEVQRQRLTIARDSGCHLIRLLNDILDLSRLESGKMVLEEISFDLRSSLEDVVVLAGQSTFTKGVPIHCDIDPTLPEAVVGDPTRFHQVISNLIGNAAKFTDTGEIRVWLDYRKTSGKCCEKCCKKCSEKRLEIMLNISDTGIGIPESALDEVFKPFTQASSDTSRRFGGSGMGLSLTQAIVNNMGGQLSVISEPEKGSTFSVRLPFRYESGAEKVPVPVGVLNNQLVLNGSEALQSYCSHLLTHWGISHRRSSDNEIGEPSADWADILITESEALAKKASQDNPSLKVIYAAHTPLDNSPDTLVWLPLPLTRSTLIQALEKTRGSLDQDSRALPEPLKIEDKKSSDYSVLVVEDNSINRMVAEGMLEQLGYKVELAHNGEQCLAACQHKRYDLILMDCNMPVMDGYTTTRRLRDQIETRETPIIALTANALNEHKKQCLDAGMNDHLAKPINKEQLESTLTRWLAA; from the coding sequence ATGCCAATTCATTTCAGGGATCGACTGTCATTCAAACAGGCACGTAACACCGTCGCCGTTGCCTTTATCCTCGGGCTGTTCCTGAGTCTTTTCCAGGTCATAGCCGACTACCTGTCTCAGGATCAACAAATTGATGCCACGATAGAGACCCATATCGCCATCGCCAGGACTCCAGCTGCCCGTATTGCCTATAACCTTGATAAAGAACTGGGCAACGAACTGGTACTTGGGCTCATCAAATCACCCACCATCGTCAAGGCAGAAATTATTGAACCATCGGGTGCCATCCTTGCTACCGAGAGCAAAGAACCGCAACAGGATAAAGCCCGCCCCTTTACCAATATGCTGTTTGGGGCCAGCCGAACCTATATCAGGGAACTCAGGGTTCCTTTTGATGAAGATGAACAGCTCGGCTGGCTAAAAATTGTTGCCGATACTCGCCCTATCGGTATTCAGTTTTTTGATCGTTCCATCGTGACCATGGCGGCGGGGCTGGTCAAAACCTTTCTGTTTTCACTGGTGTTGTTCATCATGTTTTATCACATGTTGACTAAGCCGCTGCTGAACATGACGGACAAAATGGTTAAGCATCCGGAAGAGAGGCTGCCAGAGCCCAAAGGCCATGAGAGTGATGAAATCGGCCTACTCAACCGCACGATCAACCGTTATCTGAACAACATTCATCATCATCTGCATCACCGGCAACTGGCTGAAGAGCAGTTACGTGAACATTTGTCTGAACTGGAAACCATTATTGCCCAACGAACCAGAGAAATTCGCAACAACAACGAAATGCTCGAGAAAACCAACCGTCAGCTTGAGAAAGCACGCAGCCAGGCAATGGAGACGGCCAGTCAGCGGGCCAGACAGCTATCCAGCCTGAGTCACGAAATCAGAACACCGCTCAATGCACTGCTGGGCATGCTGAGTGTTGCCCTGGACGAAGAACTGACTGAAGTGCAACGTCAGCGTTTGACCATTGCCAGAGATTCTGGCTGTCATCTGATTCGCCTGCTTAACGATATTCTGGATCTTTCCCGGCTTGAATCTGGCAAGATGGTTCTTGAAGAAATCTCTTTTGACCTCAGGAGCTCACTGGAGGATGTTGTCGTTCTTGCAGGACAATCCACCTTCACTAAAGGGGTTCCGATCCATTGTGATATTGACCCCACCCTGCCAGAAGCAGTGGTGGGTGATCCAACCCGGTTCCATCAGGTCATTAGCAACCTGATCGGCAATGCCGCAAAATTTACCGATACGGGTGAAATTCGTGTCTGGCTCGACTACAGGAAAACCTCTGGAAAGTGCTGTGAAAAGTGCTGTAAAAAGTGCTCTGAAAAGCGTCTTGAAATCATGCTGAACATCAGTGACACCGGTATCGGTATCCCTGAATCCGCCCTGGACGAAGTTTTCAAACCCTTTACCCAGGCCAGCAGTGATACCAGTCGCCGCTTCGGGGGCTCGGGGATGGGGTTGTCTTTGACCCAGGCGATTGTCAATAACATGGGTGGACAACTGTCGGTCATATCAGAGCCCGAAAAAGGCAGCACCTTTTCTGTCCGGTTACCCTTCCGCTATGAGTCAGGAGCAGAAAAAGTGCCGGTGCCTGTGGGCGTCCTCAACAACCAGCTGGTACTCAATGGCTCAGAAGCCCTGCAAAGCTACTGCTCCCATCTCCTGACGCATTGGGGGATCAGCCATCGGCGAAGCTCTGATAACGAGATAGGTGAGCCATCCGCTGACTGGGCCGACATTCTGATTACTGAAAGTGAAGCTCTGGCTAAAAAAGCCAGTCAGGACAATCCTTCACTGAAAGTGATTTATGCTGCCCATACACCTTTGGACAACAGCCCGGACACTCTGGTTTGGTTACCACTCCCCCTGACCCGGTCAACGCTCATCCAGGCACTGGAAAAAACCCGGGGCTCCCTTGACCAGGACTCCCGGGCATTACCTGAACCCCTGAAAATTGAGGATAAAAAAAGCAGCGACTACTCAGTTCTGGTCGTCGAAGATAATTCCATTAACCGAATGGTGGCAGAGGGAATGCTTGAGCAACTGGGCTATAAGGTAGAGCTGGCCCATAACGGTGAGCAGTGCCTGGCAGCCTGTCAGCATAAACGCTATGACCTGATTCTGATGGACTGCAACATGCCGGTTATGGATGGATACACCACCACTCGCAGACTGCGGGACCAGATAGAAACCAGAGAGACGCCCATCATAGCCTTAACAGCCAACGCCCTGAATGAACACAAAAAGCAATGTCTGGATGCGGGAATGAACGACCACCTGGCTAAACCCATTAACAAGGAACAGCTTGAAAGCACTCTGACCCGCTGGTTAGCGGCCTGA
- a CDS encoding type IV toxin-antitoxin system AbiEi family antitoxin translates to MSSKINWLINHTSPGSLVLQQWLTENGIRYSLAQKYTQSGWLKRLSPGVYYRPEPSSGKIKPEWPDAIQALTQQLQLPVHLAGLSSLTHQGLSHYLQLNSEQVWVGTRSKQALPKWFREFSERPWLYSGNHKLGELNDKDFTTVTVKRKELRASCPELAAYEVVDAIGKNIRFEHAAELFQGLVNLSPRKVQSLLNRSSAVKTNRIFLFLSHYCDHQWFGRLDESQIQLGSGKRQVVINGRYDERYQITVPQSLP, encoded by the coding sequence ATGTCATCTAAAATAAACTGGCTAATAAACCATACCTCTCCTGGCTCCCTGGTGCTCCAGCAATGGCTGACAGAGAACGGCATCCGTTATTCTCTGGCTCAAAAATATACCCAAAGCGGCTGGCTGAAGAGGCTCAGCCCTGGTGTTTACTATCGTCCGGAACCCAGCAGTGGCAAGATCAAACCTGAATGGCCGGATGCAATACAAGCTCTCACTCAACAGCTACAACTGCCGGTACACCTTGCAGGACTCAGCAGTCTGACTCACCAGGGACTTAGCCATTACCTGCAACTGAATTCAGAACAGGTCTGGGTTGGAACCAGAAGTAAACAAGCCCTGCCCAAATGGTTTCGTGAGTTTTCTGAACGGCCCTGGTTATATAGTGGCAACCATAAGCTTGGTGAACTAAATGACAAAGATTTCACCACAGTAACCGTAAAAAGAAAGGAGCTTCGAGCCAGCTGCCCGGAACTTGCAGCTTATGAAGTGGTCGACGCTATCGGAAAAAATATTCGTTTTGAGCACGCAGCTGAATTATTTCAGGGATTAGTTAACCTGAGTCCAAGAAAAGTGCAGTCTCTTCTCAATCGCAGCAGTGCTGTTAAAACCAACCGCATTTTTCTATTCTTGAGTCATTACTGTGACCATCAATGGTTTGGCAGACTTGATGAATCTCAAATACAACTTGGCTCAGGTAAACGTCAGGTGGTTATTAATGGTCGATACGATGAGCGTTACCAGATCACTGTTCCTCAATCTCTGCCTTAA
- the msrB gene encoding peptide-methionine (R)-S-oxide reductase MsrB translates to MKIEKTDAQWQQELTDEQYHVCRQKGTERPFSGEYVHFDGKGRYSCVCCDQVLFESTTKFDAGCGWPSFWEVVDKEAVKYLKDDSLGMDRIEVVCSACHAHLGHVFPDGPEPTGLRYCMNSVALQFKEDS, encoded by the coding sequence ATGAAAATTGAAAAAACCGATGCCCAGTGGCAGCAAGAGCTGACGGATGAGCAGTATCATGTCTGTCGGCAAAAGGGTACCGAGCGGCCATTTTCCGGTGAATACGTCCATTTTGATGGTAAGGGTCGTTATAGCTGTGTCTGCTGTGATCAGGTTTTGTTCGAATCCACGACCAAATTCGATGCCGGTTGTGGTTGGCCCAGTTTCTGGGAAGTGGTGGATAAAGAGGCGGTAAAATACCTTAAAGACGACAGTCTGGGCATGGATCGGATAGAAGTGGTGTGCTCAGCCTGCCATGCCCATCTGGGGCATGTGTTCCCTGATGGGCCGGAGCCCACAGGGTTGAGGTATTGTATGAATTCGGTTGCTCTTCAGTTTAAGGAAGACAGCTGA
- a CDS encoding nucleotidyl transferase AbiEii/AbiGii toxin family protein, which yields MDKTSAYYRQVSLLIRMLPVVAIEPVFALKGGTAINLFVQDFPRLSVDIDLAYLPLEPRDEALQNVRSALERIAERINTQPSTRAVLQGNRQDELRIIVTTESATIKIEVSPVARGTLHDPELLPVVESVEEEFGYTEIPVVSQADLYGGKLCAAMDRQHPRDLYDVQQLLNAGGISREIFTGFLTYTLSHPRPIHEVMSPRWKELEQTFYDEFVGMTNEPVELNELIETRSRMVAALQARFTKRDHDFLLSFKQGKPNWALFDEPSAAKLPAIRWKLMNIQRLSKNRDKHQQQLEKLENTLEHWLLMTENRI from the coding sequence ATGGACAAAACATCCGCTTATTACCGACAGGTTTCCCTGTTGATCCGAATGCTTCCGGTTGTGGCAATCGAGCCTGTCTTCGCTTTGAAAGGCGGAACAGCCATTAATTTGTTTGTTCAGGATTTCCCCAGACTTTCTGTAGACATTGACCTTGCCTACCTTCCTCTCGAACCAAGAGATGAAGCCCTGCAAAATGTTCGCTCAGCACTCGAACGTATAGCTGAGCGGATTAATACACAGCCTTCAACCCGTGCAGTTCTTCAGGGCAATCGGCAAGACGAATTAAGAATTATTGTCACTACAGAATCCGCAACCATCAAAATCGAAGTCTCTCCTGTTGCCAGAGGCACACTGCATGACCCAGAGCTGCTACCCGTGGTCGAATCAGTAGAAGAAGAATTTGGTTATACTGAAATACCTGTTGTCAGTCAGGCTGATTTATATGGCGGAAAACTCTGTGCCGCCATGGATCGCCAACACCCACGAGACCTGTATGATGTACAACAACTACTGAATGCAGGTGGTATTTCCAGAGAGATATTTACTGGCTTTCTAACCTACACACTGAGCCACCCACGCCCAATACATGAAGTCATGTCGCCACGCTGGAAAGAGTTGGAGCAAACTTTTTACGATGAGTTTGTCGGCATGACGAACGAACCAGTGGAATTGAACGAGCTGATAGAAACCCGCTCTCGTATGGTGGCAGCCTTACAAGCTCGCTTCACCAAGAGAGATCATGATTTTCTGTTATCTTTCAAACAGGGTAAACCGAACTGGGCATTATTTGACGAGCCTTCTGCTGCAAAACTTCCTGCTATCCGCTGGAAGCTGATGAATATTCAACGCTTGTCTAAAAACAGGGATAAGCATCAACAGCAACTTGAAAAATTGGAAAATACACTTGAACATTGGTTGCTAATGACAGAAAACAGAATTTAA
- a CDS encoding pyridoxal phosphate-dependent aminotransferase: protein MKDIEKSLKLENVCYEIRGPVLREARRLEEEGQRVLKLNTGNPAPFGFDAPEEIIQDVILNLPDSQGYTDAKGLFSARKAVMHYCQQKDFPGVELEDIFIGNGVSELVVMAMQGLLNNGDEMLIPAPDYPLWTAAANLSGGRAVHYLCDEHADWYPDLDDIRSKITAKTRGIVIINPNNPTGAVYPPQLLQEIIEIARQHSLIIFADEIYDKILYDGAEHTAMASLADDVFMISFNGLSKSYRAAGFRSGWMVASGPKHKARDYLEGLEMLASMRLCSNVPAQHAIQTALGGYQSINDLILPGGRLLAQRDAIHERLNQIPGVSCVKPKGALYVFPKLDPKKYPIHDDEQLVLDLLIQEKILLVQGRAFNWPDPDHLRIITLPRIEDLEMVGDKLERFLSRYKQ from the coding sequence ATGAAGGATATTGAGAAGTCTCTGAAACTGGAAAACGTCTGCTACGAAATACGTGGCCCGGTGTTGCGTGAAGCCAGAAGATTGGAAGAGGAAGGCCAACGTGTACTGAAATTAAACACCGGCAACCCTGCACCGTTCGGCTTTGATGCACCTGAAGAGATTATTCAGGACGTCATTCTCAACCTCCCTGACTCCCAGGGTTATACCGACGCCAAAGGCTTGTTTTCAGCGCGCAAGGCGGTGATGCACTATTGCCAGCAAAAAGATTTTCCCGGTGTCGAGCTGGAAGACATTTTTATCGGTAATGGCGTCAGCGAACTGGTGGTCATGGCGATGCAGGGCTTACTGAATAACGGTGATGAAATGCTGATCCCGGCGCCGGACTACCCGCTCTGGACTGCCGCTGCCAATCTTTCAGGAGGCAGAGCCGTCCACTACCTTTGTGACGAACACGCTGACTGGTATCCGGACCTGGATGATATTCGAAGCAAAATTACCGCCAAAACCCGGGGCATTGTAATCATCAACCCTAACAATCCAACGGGTGCCGTTTACCCACCCCAGCTGCTACAGGAGATCATTGAGATTGCCCGCCAGCACAGCCTGATTATTTTTGCCGACGAGATTTACGACAAAATTCTTTATGACGGTGCCGAGCACACGGCCATGGCATCCCTGGCAGATGATGTGTTTATGATCTCATTCAACGGACTCTCCAAATCCTATCGTGCGGCTGGCTTTCGTTCTGGCTGGATGGTCGCCAGCGGCCCCAAGCATAAAGCCAGAGATTATCTGGAAGGTCTGGAGATGCTGGCCTCCATGCGCCTGTGTTCCAACGTTCCTGCCCAGCATGCTATTCAAACAGCACTGGGAGGCTATCAGAGCATCAATGACCTGATCCTGCCCGGCGGCAGACTTCTGGCGCAGAGAGATGCCATCCATGAACGCCTGAATCAGATACCCGGTGTCAGCTGTGTAAAACCCAAAGGGGCACTGTACGTATTCCCGAAACTGGATCCGAAAAAGTATCCGATTCACGATGACGAACAGCTGGTGCTGGACTTGTTAATTCAGGAAAAAATCCTGCTGGTGCAGGGTCGTGCCTTCAACTGGCCGGACCCGGACCATCTCAGGATTATTACCCTGCCCAGAATTGAAGATCTGGAAATGGTGGGCGATAAACTAGAACGATTCCTGAGTCGTTACAAACAATAG